The following nucleotide sequence is from Acidimicrobiia bacterium.
TCAACCAGCTGTCTATAAGCCTCAGCATCCATTAGGTCCGCAAGCTCGGACTCATCGCTCATTTCGATTATCGCAATCCACCCCGCTCCGTAGGGATCTTCGTTGATCTTTTCGGGTGAATCGACTAGATCCTCGTTGACCTCTGTTACCAATCCCGACACTGGTGCGTACACGTCCGACACAGCCTTGGTTGACTCAACCTCGGCGAAAGCATCCCCTGCAGAAACCGAGCTACCCTTGTCTGGTAGCTTTACAAAAACAACGTCGCCGAGGGCA
It contains:
- the gcvH gene encoding glycine cleavage system protein H, which produces MYPDDLLYTKDHEWARKEGNSKVRTGITWYAQDALGDVVFVKLPDKGSSVSAGDAFAEVESTKAVSDVYAPVSGLVTEVNEDLVDSPEKINEDPYGAGWIAIIEMSDESELADLMDAEAYRQLVESGEG